The Amphiprion ocellaris isolate individual 3 ecotype Okinawa chromosome 6, ASM2253959v1, whole genome shotgun sequence genome contains a region encoding:
- the iqcd gene encoding dynein regulatory complex protein 10 isoform X2, whose translation MSAKGAIGPTRTHSKSAELISDVLENCISQAEVAATLSAVLQSNCVSGIMNQELRNALQEHQLLEEKLGKLEDLKTDGEQEGEAVKARKQARAQLERNIKNSFRDVLRLCQANPDAISGLRAELGIEIVESENILIRELKLFHSNMVRKLLTSPDEELPPGGETQNLEEFILLEEELAENIKKIDAQIENVMESIESVQQKNKALEEEMSLPTEKQRQPQIKTASLKQTSLQEEIDQLNIQLSNLMFENRQAERILQEKNEKVEMEIEYLIQNFDEKITETQANLEMNETSYRKEKEDLRKLEELFSVLEVECNQIQERHRQAEEKRLKEMKELELKTKAAIIVQAWWRGYSTRKAIKNKGKGKKAKKSKGKKTKKSKGKKTK comes from the exons ATGTCTGCAAAGGGTGCAATAGGTCCGACAAGAACACACTCCAAGTCGGCTGAACTTATCTCAGATGTCCTGGAAAACTGCATCAGTCAAGCTGAGGTTGCAGCAACTTTGTCTGCTGTTCTCCAGTCAAACTGTGTGTCTGGTATCATGAACCAGGAGTTACGTAACGCACTTCAAGAGCACCAGTTGTTAGAAGAAAAACTGGGGAAACTAGAAGATCTCAAGACAGACGGGGAACAAGAGGGAGAAGCCGTGAAAGCAAGGAAACAAGCAAGGGCTCAGCTTGAGAGGAACATCAAGAACTCTTTCAGAGATGTGCTCAGGCTTTGCCAAGCCAATCCAGATGCCATTTCTGGCTTGAGGGCAGAGCTAGGTATTGAAATAGTGGAGAGTGAAAATATACTAATTAGAGAGCTTAAATTGTTTCACAGCAATATGGTTAGAAAGTTGCTGACCAGTCCGGATGAGGAGCTACCGCCTGGGGGCGAAACTCAAAATCTGGAAGAATTCATTTTACTGGAGGAAGAATTAGctgaaaacataaagaaaatagATGCTCAG ATTGAAAATGTGATGGAAAGTATAGAAAGTGTTCAGCAAAAGAACAAGGCTCTCGAAGAAGAAATGTCACTTCCCACAGAAAAACAGCGCCAGCCACAGATCAAGACAGCAAGCCTGAAGCAGACCAGTCTACAGGAGGAAATTGATCAACTGAACATTCAGCTCAGCAATTTGATGTTTGAAAACAGACAAGCAGAGAGAATACTCCAAGAG aaaaatgaaaaggtgGAGATGGAAATTGAATACTTAATCCAAAATTTTGACGAAAAAATAACGGAAACCCAG GCCAACCTGGAGATGAATGAAACGAGTTATagaaaggagaaggaggatcTGAGGAAGCTGGAGGAACTGTTTTCTGTCCTAGAAGTGGAGTGCAACCAGATCCAGGAGAGGCATCGTCAGGCGGAGGAGAAGAGGCTGAAGGAGATGAAGGAGCTGGAGCTGAAGACCAAAGCAGCTATTATCGTCCAGGCCTGGTGGAGAGGCTACAGTACTCGCAAGGCCATAAAGAACAAGGGCAAAGGCAAGAAGGCCAAAAAAAGCAAAGGCAAGAAgaccaaaaaaagcaaaggCAAGAAGACCAAATGA
- the iqcd gene encoding dynein regulatory complex protein 10 isoform X1, translated as MTSVTDSAASLSPRLTSRDCLSASITASSPDTGLCAAEQTLSAVSDSMSAKGAIGPTRTHSKSAELISDVLENCISQAEVAATLSAVLQSNCVSGIMNQELRNALQEHQLLEEKLGKLEDLKTDGEQEGEAVKARKQARAQLERNIKNSFRDVLRLCQANPDAISGLRAELGIEIVESENILIRELKLFHSNMVRKLLTSPDEELPPGGETQNLEEFILLEEELAENIKKIDAQIENVMESIESVQQKNKALEEEMSLPTEKQRQPQIKTASLKQTSLQEEIDQLNIQLSNLMFENRQAERILQEKNEKVEMEIEYLIQNFDEKITETQANLEMNETSYRKEKEDLRKLEELFSVLEVECNQIQERHRQAEEKRLKEMKELELKTKAAIIVQAWWRGYSTRKAIKNKGKGKKAKKSKGKKTKKSKGKKTK; from the exons ATGACATCTGTCACCGATTCGGCTGCTTCACTGTCACCGAGGCTAACGAGCCGAGACTGTCTGTCTGCGTCCATCACGGCATCGTCACCGGACACCGGGCTTTGTGCTGCGGAACAGACGCTCAGCGCGGTCAG TGACAGTATGTCTGCAAAGGGTGCAATAGGTCCGACAAGAACACACTCCAAGTCGGCTGAACTTATCTCAGATGTCCTGGAAAACTGCATCAGTCAAGCTGAGGTTGCAGCAACTTTGTCTGCTGTTCTCCAGTCAAACTGTGTGTCTGGTATCATGAACCAGGAGTTACGTAACGCACTTCAAGAGCACCAGTTGTTAGAAGAAAAACTGGGGAAACTAGAAGATCTCAAGACAGACGGGGAACAAGAGGGAGAAGCCGTGAAAGCAAGGAAACAAGCAAGGGCTCAGCTTGAGAGGAACATCAAGAACTCTTTCAGAGATGTGCTCAGGCTTTGCCAAGCCAATCCAGATGCCATTTCTGGCTTGAGGGCAGAGCTAGGTATTGAAATAGTGGAGAGTGAAAATATACTAATTAGAGAGCTTAAATTGTTTCACAGCAATATGGTTAGAAAGTTGCTGACCAGTCCGGATGAGGAGCTACCGCCTGGGGGCGAAACTCAAAATCTGGAAGAATTCATTTTACTGGAGGAAGAATTAGctgaaaacataaagaaaatagATGCTCAG ATTGAAAATGTGATGGAAAGTATAGAAAGTGTTCAGCAAAAGAACAAGGCTCTCGAAGAAGAAATGTCACTTCCCACAGAAAAACAGCGCCAGCCACAGATCAAGACAGCAAGCCTGAAGCAGACCAGTCTACAGGAGGAAATTGATCAACTGAACATTCAGCTCAGCAATTTGATGTTTGAAAACAGACAAGCAGAGAGAATACTCCAAGAG aaaaatgaaaaggtgGAGATGGAAATTGAATACTTAATCCAAAATTTTGACGAAAAAATAACGGAAACCCAG GCCAACCTGGAGATGAATGAAACGAGTTATagaaaggagaaggaggatcTGAGGAAGCTGGAGGAACTGTTTTCTGTCCTAGAAGTGGAGTGCAACCAGATCCAGGAGAGGCATCGTCAGGCGGAGGAGAAGAGGCTGAAGGAGATGAAGGAGCTGGAGCTGAAGACCAAAGCAGCTATTATCGTCCAGGCCTGGTGGAGAGGCTACAGTACTCGCAAGGCCATAAAGAACAAGGGCAAAGGCAAGAAGGCCAAAAAAAGCAAAGGCAAGAAgaccaaaaaaagcaaaggCAAGAAGACCAAATGA